A genomic stretch from Bordetella sp. N includes:
- a CDS encoding DUF1488 family protein, translating to MGTFASATNAQVKDDDIIFSLTIKGEPRKFEISGDALRECFGAEDGTGSALLKAFERGSERIRAAAEEALNAPTDGITPLGTGDFEE from the coding sequence ATGGGAACTTTTGCCAGCGCGACCAATGCCCAAGTCAAGGATGACGACATCATCTTTTCCCTGACTATCAAGGGCGAGCCACGCAAGTTTGAAATTTCCGGCGACGCCCTGCGGGAATGCTTCGGCGCCGAGGACGGCACCGGCAGCGCCCTGCTCAAGGCCTTCGAACGCGGCAGCGAACGCATACGCGCCGCGGCTGAAGAAGCGCTCAACGCCCCTACGGACGGCATCACGCCACTAGGCACCGGCGACTTCGAAGAGTAG
- a CDS encoding murein transglycosylase A, with protein MTASVTLPAILPSRHFVRAGALLAAALVVAGCSTVEPEPEGTETPAGPAVAAPESPLKVPSLAALPDTPARTMAGRFQRVNYADLPRWREDDLVNFWPLFLRNCKGLMRPTSGNLSVPARAAPRAWQPVCAAAIDPARMPAANDPESVRRFLQTYLQPWRLLGADGKPASNTVTGYYEPLVRGSRVQSGLHQWPLYAPPADLLTIDLGSIYPELAGKRVRGKLDGKRVVPYDTRAAMDANPARRPPALVYVDDPVDNFFLQVQGSGRVQLTDGPDAGKTVRLAYADHNGQPYASIGRWLVEKGQMTADQASMQNIRAWAQRNPGRVQEMLNANPAVVFFREEVVTDPEIGPRGAYGLPLAARRAVAVDASFVPLGTPVFLDTTMPASEQPFDRLVFAQDTGTAIRGAARTDVYWGYGDEAGQLAGRMKQRGQMWVLWPKQAGEPSAR; from the coding sequence ATGACCGCTAGCGTTACGCTGCCCGCTATCCTGCCTTCCCGTCACTTCGTGCGCGCCGGCGCCCTGCTGGCCGCTGCCTTGGTCGTGGCCGGTTGTTCGACGGTGGAGCCTGAGCCTGAAGGCACGGAAACCCCGGCCGGTCCCGCCGTCGCCGCGCCGGAAAGTCCGCTGAAGGTGCCTTCCCTGGCGGCGTTGCCGGATACCCCCGCACGCACCATGGCCGGCCGTTTCCAGCGGGTGAATTACGCCGATCTGCCGCGCTGGCGCGAGGACGACCTGGTGAATTTCTGGCCGCTGTTCCTGCGCAACTGCAAGGGCCTGATGCGGCCCACGTCGGGCAACCTGAGCGTGCCGGCCCGTGCCGCGCCGCGTGCCTGGCAGCCGGTCTGCGCGGCCGCCATCGATCCGGCCCGCATGCCGGCCGCCAATGACCCCGAAAGCGTGCGGCGCTTCCTGCAGACTTACCTGCAGCCCTGGCGCCTGCTGGGCGCCGACGGCAAGCCGGCCAGCAACACCGTCACCGGCTATTACGAGCCGCTGGTGCGGGGTTCGCGCGTGCAAAGTGGCCTGCATCAATGGCCGCTCTACGCACCGCCGGCCGACCTGCTGACCATAGACCTGGGTTCCATCTATCCGGAGCTGGCGGGCAAGCGGGTGCGCGGCAAGCTGGACGGCAAGCGTGTGGTGCCCTATGACACCCGGGCCGCCATGGACGCCAATCCCGCCCGCCGGCCTCCCGCCCTGGTCTACGTCGACGATCCCGTCGACAATTTCTTCCTGCAGGTGCAGGGTTCGGGCCGGGTCCAGTTGACCGACGGTCCGGACGCCGGCAAGACGGTGCGCCTGGCCTACGCCGATCACAACGGCCAGCCCTATGCCTCGATCGGCCGCTGGCTGGTGGAAAAAGGGCAGATGACGGCCGATCAGGCCTCGATGCAGAATATTCGTGCCTGGGCGCAGCGTAATCCCGGCCGTGTGCAGGAAATGCTCAATGCCAATCCCGCGGTGGTGTTCTTCCGCGAAGAGGTGGTGACGGATCCCGAGATCGGGCCGCGCGGCGCTTATGGCCTGCCGCTGGCGGCGCGCCGGGCGGTCGCGGTGGACGCCAGCTTCGTGCCCCTGGGTACGCCGGTGTTCCTGGACACCACCATGCCGGCATCGGAGCAGCCTTTCGACCGCCTGGTGTTCGCCCAGGATACGGGCACGGCCATCCGCGGCGCGGCGCGTACCGACGTCTATTGGGGCTACGGCGACGAGGCCGGGCAGCTGGCGGGCCGTATGAAGCAGCGCGGCCAGATGTGGGTGTTGTGGCCCAAACAGGCAGGGGAGCCATCGGCGCGATGA
- a CDS encoding hydroxymethylglutaryl-CoA lyase: MTTQSKPGKKLYIQEVAPRDGFQNEKLFIETEDKIAFIDRLSAAGYAKIEVTSFTSPKAIPALRDAEIVMHRIQRNPDVVYTVLVPNVRGAQRALECNVDEVNLVMSVSETHNQANLRMTRAQSLDQLADVISAVRGSRVDINVSLSTVFGCPMEGDIDPYQVFELVGRFAALGAHGVTLCDTTGMAYPSQVARIARETRKLFPDLTLTLHFHNTRGMALANTMAALDEGVDRFDASLGGLGGCPYAPGASGNACTEELVHMLNLMGYDTGIDVQQLLDIGAALPTMVGHDVPSQLLKAGPRSRLHPAPTQGAPKQA; encoded by the coding sequence ATGACGACGCAATCCAAGCCCGGCAAGAAGCTGTACATACAGGAAGTCGCGCCCCGCGACGGCTTCCAGAACGAAAAGCTGTTCATCGAGACCGAAGACAAGATCGCCTTCATCGACCGGCTGTCCGCCGCGGGCTACGCCAAGATCGAGGTGACCTCCTTCACCTCGCCCAAGGCCATTCCCGCGCTGCGCGATGCCGAGATCGTCATGCATCGCATCCAGCGCAATCCGGACGTGGTCTACACCGTCCTGGTGCCGAACGTGCGCGGCGCCCAGCGGGCGCTGGAATGCAATGTCGATGAAGTGAATCTGGTGATGTCGGTCAGCGAGACGCACAACCAGGCCAATCTGCGCATGACCCGCGCGCAGTCGCTGGACCAGTTGGCCGACGTGATCTCGGCGGTACGCGGCAGCCGCGTCGACATCAACGTGTCGCTGTCCACCGTCTTCGGCTGCCCCATGGAAGGCGATATCGATCCCTATCAGGTGTTCGAACTGGTGGGCCGCTTCGCCGCCCTGGGCGCGCACGGCGTGACCCTGTGCGACACCACCGGCATGGCCTATCCGTCGCAAGTGGCGCGCATCGCCCGCGAGACGCGCAAGCTGTTCCCGGACCTGACCTTGACCTTGCACTTCCACAACACGCGCGGCATGGCGCTGGCCAATACCATGGCGGCGCTGGACGAGGGCGTGGACCGCTTCGACGCCTCCCTGGGCGGCCTGGGCGGCTGCCCCTATGCGCCCGGCGCCAGCGGCAATGCCTGCACCGAGGAACTGGTGCACATGCTGAACCTGATGGGCTACGACACCGGCATCGACGTACAGCAACTGCTGGACATCGGCGCGGCCCTGCCCACGATGGTGGGCCACGACGTGCCCAGCCAGTTGCTCAAGGCGGGCCCCCGTTCGCGCCTGCATCCGGCGCCGACGCAGGGCGCGCCGAAGCAGGCGTAA
- a CDS encoding D-2-hydroxyacid dehydrogenase family protein, producing the protein MNIAILDDYHGVAADYADWSKLGPQAKIKVFREYLPEAERAAALQSFDVIVIMRERTPFPAALINALPNLRLLVTTGLRNNAVDLAACKARGITVSGAPGAADAVTATSELAWTLILGLFKNLCTEDVNMRRGGWQTGMPLPLAGKRLGLLGLGKLGQAVARYGKAFEMDVVAWSPNLTPERAQEGGATYVSKEDLFATSDVVSIHLILSDRTRNVVDAGAFQAMKPTAFLVNTSRAGLVDQDALMAALRHKRIAAAGLDVYSVEPLPADDPIRQLDNVVLTPHLGYVSEDNFRAYYVNVVDAIEAWAAGKPIREL; encoded by the coding sequence TTGAATATCGCGATTCTTGACGACTACCACGGCGTCGCCGCCGATTACGCTGACTGGTCCAAGCTGGGCCCGCAGGCCAAGATAAAGGTGTTCCGTGAATACCTTCCCGAAGCTGAACGCGCCGCGGCGCTGCAGTCCTTCGACGTCATCGTGATCATGCGCGAGCGCACGCCCTTTCCGGCGGCGCTGATCAATGCCTTGCCCAATCTGCGCCTGCTGGTCACCACCGGCCTGCGCAACAACGCCGTCGACCTGGCCGCCTGCAAGGCCCGTGGCATCACGGTTTCGGGCGCGCCCGGCGCGGCGGATGCCGTCACCGCCACGTCCGAACTGGCGTGGACGCTGATCCTGGGCTTGTTCAAGAACCTCTGCACCGAAGACGTCAACATGCGCCGGGGCGGCTGGCAGACCGGTATGCCGCTGCCGCTGGCCGGCAAGCGCCTGGGCCTGCTGGGCCTGGGCAAGCTGGGGCAGGCCGTGGCGCGCTACGGCAAGGCATTCGAAATGGACGTGGTGGCCTGGAGTCCCAACCTGACGCCGGAACGGGCGCAAGAGGGCGGGGCGACTTACGTCAGCAAGGAAGACCTGTTCGCCACGTCGGATGTGGTCAGCATCCACCTGATCCTGTCCGACCGTACGCGCAATGTGGTCGATGCCGGGGCGTTCCAGGCGATGAAGCCGACGGCGTTCCTGGTGAACACCTCGCGCGCGGGCCTGGTCGACCAGGACGCCTTGATGGCGGCACTGCGCCACAAGCGCATCGCCGCGGCGGGCCTGGACGTCTATAGCGTCGAGCCCCTGCCGGCCGACGATCCCATACGCCAGCTGGACAACGTCGTGCTGACGCCGCACCTGGGCTACGTCAGCGAAGACAATTTCCGCGCGTACTACGTCAACGTCGTCGACGCCATCGAGGCGTGGGCGGCGGGCAAGCCGATCCGGGAACTCTGA
- a CDS encoding LysR substrate-binding domain-containing protein, whose translation MTPGAGPPPKRESLRIALECHTCLEWLTPSVDAMRARWPQVDIEVVTGHPSDPVSLLHEQVADAHVANAHVADIALVDHLEPEPHTEFFNLFRYRLMAILANDHPLAQKKVLEAEDFRDAELVTYPIQEDALNIVRKLLKPAGIPYTRRTMALTLAIVMRVSTSRGIAVLPRWVVEPYLQRKDVTARPITAQGLIADVWAATRTEDCDKPCLVDFMALIRATSATHLADIV comes from the coding sequence ATGACGCCGGGCGCCGGGCCGCCGCCCAAGCGCGAATCCTTGCGGATCGCGCTTGAGTGCCATACCTGCCTGGAATGGCTGACGCCGTCCGTCGACGCGATGCGGGCGCGTTGGCCGCAGGTCGATATCGAGGTGGTGACCGGCCATCCATCCGACCCGGTGTCCCTGCTGCACGAGCAGGTCGCGGACGCGCATGTCGCAAACGCGCATGTCGCGGACATCGCCCTGGTGGACCATCTTGAGCCGGAACCCCACACCGAGTTCTTCAACCTGTTTCGCTATCGCCTGATGGCCATCCTGGCCAACGACCATCCGCTGGCGCAAAAAAAAGTCCTCGAAGCCGAGGACTTTCGTGACGCGGAGCTGGTGACCTATCCGATTCAGGAAGATGCGCTGAACATCGTGCGGAAGCTGCTGAAGCCGGCAGGTATTCCTTACACCCGGCGCACGATGGCGTTGACCTTGGCCATCGTGATGCGCGTGTCGACCAGCCGCGGCATCGCCGTATTGCCGCGCTGGGTCGTGGAGCCGTATTTGCAGCGCAAGGACGTCACGGCGCGGCCGATCACGGCACAGGGATTGATCGCGGACGTCTGGGCGGCTACCCGCACGGAAGACTGCGACAAACCCTGCCTGGTGGATTTCATGGCGCTGATCCGTGCGACCAGCGCCACCCACCTGGCCGACATCGTCTGA
- the apaG gene encoding Co2+/Mg2+ efflux protein ApaG, with the protein MKPYDLSVTVDPHFVPEQSDPGEQQFVFAYTVRITNTGQNPAQVISRHWIIVDGNERVQEVRGLGVVGQQPLLAPGETFEYTSGCPLPTPVGTMRGTYHCVGENGIPFEVTIPEFLLAMPRTLH; encoded by the coding sequence GTGAAACCTTACGATCTTTCCGTGACTGTCGACCCGCACTTCGTGCCCGAACAGTCCGACCCCGGCGAGCAGCAGTTCGTGTTCGCCTACACGGTCCGTATCACCAATACCGGGCAGAACCCGGCGCAGGTCATCAGCCGCCATTGGATCATCGTCGATGGCAACGAACGCGTGCAGGAAGTGCGCGGCTTGGGCGTGGTCGGCCAGCAACCTCTGCTGGCGCCGGGCGAAACCTTTGAATACACCAGCGGCTGTCCGCTGCCCACGCCGGTAGGTACCATGCGTGGTACCTATCATTGCGTCGGTGAAAACGGCATCCCGTTCGAGGTGACCATTCCCGAATTCCTGCTGGCGATGCCGCGTACCTTGCATTGA
- the mdoH gene encoding glucans biosynthesis glucosyltransferase MdoH, protein MNLKLNNPSSLEDVSDYLSRLALPPENRTAFERLASEAASAGDPPLDAVHRQLADGAPPADDAVAASARGRLAASDAVDQAAAEHATQTETAGICLPSAPPLNRTPMSPEPWITNPLVRGWRRLKGGSQPPAPDYEAVAPHMDQSWRRAGSRRRMALLFLVVVQTVIATYYMKGVLPYQGRQILEIGILFLFALLFAWVSAGFWTAMMGFLQLLIGRDRYSISARGVDNKPIEPNARTALVMPICNEDVSRVFAGLRATYESLAQTDSLDRFDIFILSDSYKADICVAEQRAWVELCKAVGGFGRIFYRRRRRRVKRKSGNIDDFCRRWGANYRYMVVLDADSVMNGECLKSLVQLMEASPDAGIIQSSPQASGMDSLYARIQQFATRVYGPLFTAGMHYWQLGESHYWGHNAIIRLAPFMRHCVLAPLPGKGSFSGAILSHDFVEAALMRRAGWGVWIAYDLPGSYEELPPNLLEELQRDQRWCHGNLMNFRLFFIRGFHPVHRAVFLTGVMSYLSAPLWFLFLLLSTALLAVHTLTEPQYFVEPRQLFPIWPQWHPDKAIALFSTTFVLLFLPKILGILLVWARGAKLYGGRGRALRSMLLEVMFSMLLAPVRMLFHTRFVVAAFLGLSAKWISPARDNDATTWGDALKRHGGQTLLGICWAALVAWLNPVFLLWMLPILASLLLIIPLSVASSRVDLGRRAYLDRLFRIPEETQPPTELQATRRYTAQNRGVPHIPTFEDAVADPTVNALACAMATGRHRPNALNQAQRDKQVERVLDLGVDVLTEPQKIKLLDDPVVLARVHAGIWNSQADHAVHLRQRTAPPPPEDAIPVAPDESDTVQAQVQMA, encoded by the coding sequence ATGAACCTGAAGCTAAATAATCCCTCCTCCCTGGAAGACGTCTCGGATTACCTGAGCCGTCTGGCCCTTCCGCCCGAGAACCGAACGGCTTTCGAGCGGCTGGCCTCGGAGGCAGCCAGCGCGGGCGATCCGCCGCTGGACGCCGTGCACCGCCAATTGGCCGACGGCGCGCCGCCCGCGGACGACGCCGTCGCCGCTTCGGCGCGCGGCCGGCTGGCAGCCAGCGACGCGGTCGACCAGGCCGCGGCGGAACACGCGACCCAGACCGAGACGGCCGGCATCTGCCTGCCTTCGGCCCCGCCGCTGAACCGCACGCCCATGTCGCCGGAGCCCTGGATCACCAACCCGCTGGTGCGGGGCTGGCGCCGTCTGAAGGGCGGAAGCCAACCCCCCGCGCCTGACTACGAGGCGGTCGCCCCGCACATGGATCAGAGCTGGCGCCGGGCGGGCAGCCGCCGGCGCATGGCGCTGCTGTTCCTGGTGGTGGTGCAGACGGTCATCGCTACCTACTATATGAAGGGCGTGCTGCCCTATCAGGGCCGCCAGATCCTGGAAATCGGCATTCTTTTCCTGTTCGCCTTGCTGTTCGCCTGGGTGTCGGCCGGTTTCTGGACCGCCATGATGGGCTTCCTGCAACTGCTCATCGGGCGCGACCGCTACAGCATTTCAGCCCGCGGCGTCGACAACAAGCCCATCGAGCCGAACGCGCGTACCGCCCTGGTCATGCCGATCTGCAACGAGGACGTCTCGCGCGTCTTTGCCGGGCTGCGGGCCACATATGAGTCGCTGGCCCAGACGGATTCGCTGGACCGCTTCGACATCTTCATCCTTAGCGACAGCTACAAGGCCGACATCTGCGTGGCCGAACAGCGGGCCTGGGTCGAATTGTGCAAGGCGGTGGGAGGCTTCGGCCGCATCTTCTACCGCCGCCGCCGCCGCCGGGTCAAGCGCAAGAGCGGCAATATCGACGACTTCTGCCGCCGCTGGGGCGCCAACTACCGCTACATGGTGGTGCTGGACGCCGACAGCGTGATGAACGGCGAATGCCTGAAGTCGCTCGTACAGCTGATGGAAGCCAGCCCCGACGCCGGCATCATCCAGAGCTCGCCGCAAGCCAGCGGCATGGACAGCCTGTACGCCCGCATCCAGCAATTCGCCACCCGCGTCTACGGCCCGCTGTTCACGGCCGGCATGCATTACTGGCAGCTGGGCGAGTCGCACTACTGGGGGCATAACGCCATCATCCGGCTGGCGCCGTTCATGCGCCACTGCGTGCTGGCGCCACTGCCAGGGAAGGGGTCGTTCTCCGGCGCCATCCTGTCGCATGACTTCGTCGAAGCCGCGCTGATGCGGCGCGCCGGCTGGGGGGTGTGGATCGCCTACGATCTGCCGGGCAGCTATGAAGAACTGCCGCCCAACCTGCTGGAAGAATTGCAGCGCGACCAGCGTTGGTGCCACGGCAACCTGATGAATTTCCGGCTGTTCTTCATCCGCGGCTTCCATCCGGTGCACCGGGCGGTGTTCCTGACCGGCGTGATGTCCTATCTGTCGGCGCCCCTGTGGTTCCTGTTCCTGCTGCTGTCGACCGCGCTGTTGGCGGTGCATACGCTGACCGAACCACAGTACTTCGTCGAACCACGCCAGTTGTTCCCGATCTGGCCGCAATGGCATCCGGACAAGGCCATCGCCCTGTTCTCGACCACCTTCGTGCTGCTGTTCCTGCCCAAGATCCTCGGCATCCTGCTGGTCTGGGCGCGCGGCGCCAAGCTGTATGGCGGCCGGGGCCGCGCCCTGCGCAGCATGCTGCTGGAAGTGATGTTCTCGATGTTGCTGGCGCCGGTGCGGATGCTGTTCCACACGCGCTTCGTCGTCGCCGCCTTCCTGGGGCTGTCGGCCAAGTGGATTTCGCCGGCCCGCGACAACGACGCGACCACCTGGGGTGACGCGCTCAAACGCCATGGCGGCCAGACCTTGCTGGGTATTTGCTGGGCGGCACTGGTGGCCTGGCTCAATCCGGTCTTCCTGCTGTGGATGTTGCCCATTCTGGCGTCGCTGCTGCTGATCATCCCGCTGTCGGTGGCCTCCAGCCGCGTCGACCTGGGCCGGCGGGCGTATCTGGATCGCCTGTTCCGTATTCCGGAAGAGACCCAGCCGCCGACCGAATTGCAGGCGACCCGGCGTTATACCGCGCAGAACCGTGGCGTGCCGCACATCCCCACTTTCGAGGATGCGGTGGCCGACCCCACCGTCAACGCCCTGGCCTGCGCCATGGCTACCGGCCGCCACCGGCCCAACGCGTTGAATCAAGCCCAGCGCGACAAGCAGGTGGAGCGGGTGCTGGACCTTGGCGTGGACGTGCTGACCGAACCGCAGAAGATCAAGCTGCTGGACGATCCCGTGGTGTTGGCGCGCGTGCATGCGGGGATCTGGAACAGCCAGGCCGACCATGCGGTGCATCTGCGCCAGCGTACCGCCCCGCCGCCGCCTGAAGATGCCATCCCCGTGGCGCCGGATGAGTCGGACACGGTGCAGGCACAGGTGCAAATGGCCTGA
- a CDS encoding glucan biosynthesis protein G yields MGLAQSAQAFSFFDVMKQARELADKSYKAPEPNLPDSLQELKFAGYQQVRFKNDRLHWRGAGTKFQLNFYHEGMHFNTPVKINEIDAAGVHEIQFDPNDFDYGSLKLDPSALKNLGFAGFRVLYPVNSKDKKDDELASFLGASYFRVIGKGQTYGLSARGLAIDTALPSGEEFPRFREFWIARPSPEDNYLTIYALLDSPRATGAYRFVLRPNSEDTVIDVKARIFLRDQVGRLGVAPLTSMYLFGSNQPSQVTNYRPEMHDSDGLAIHTGNDEWVWRPLNNPRRLQVSAFSAENPKGFGLLQRGRDFSRYEDLDDHYEKRPSLWIEPKTDWGKGSVQLVEIPTKDETNDNIVAFWVPEKPPGKGEPLDADYRMTWTMNDSKAHATPLAWVAQTRRSRDEVKGSDLVRRSDGSITFVVDFVGDSLKSLPTDSTVTADTWVDGNGQIVENSVRPNSVTGGRRLTLRVNVKDQTKPVEMRAFLTNGQAPLSETWSYRLPNEPEAK; encoded by the coding sequence ATGGGTCTTGCCCAATCCGCGCAGGCCTTCTCGTTCTTCGACGTCATGAAACAGGCCAGGGAACTGGCCGACAAAAGCTATAAGGCCCCCGAACCCAACCTGCCCGATTCGCTGCAGGAGTTGAAGTTCGCCGGCTATCAGCAAGTCCGTTTCAAGAACGACCGTCTGCATTGGCGCGGCGCCGGCACCAAATTCCAGCTGAATTTCTATCACGAGGGCATGCACTTCAACACCCCCGTGAAGATCAACGAGATCGACGCCGCCGGCGTCCATGAAATCCAGTTCGATCCCAACGACTTCGACTACGGCAGCCTGAAGCTGGATCCGTCGGCCCTCAAGAACCTGGGCTTCGCCGGTTTCCGCGTGCTGTATCCGGTCAACAGCAAGGACAAGAAGGACGACGAACTCGCCTCCTTCCTGGGCGCAAGCTATTTCCGCGTCATCGGCAAGGGCCAGACGTATGGCCTGTCCGCGCGCGGCCTGGCGATCGACACCGCCCTGCCCTCCGGCGAGGAATTCCCGCGCTTCCGTGAGTTCTGGATCGCCCGGCCTTCCCCGGAAGACAACTACCTGACCATCTACGCGCTGCTCGACTCGCCGCGCGCCACCGGTGCCTACCGCTTCGTGCTGCGTCCCAATAGCGAAGACACGGTGATCGACGTCAAGGCCCGCATCTTCCTGCGCGACCAGGTCGGCCGTCTGGGTGTGGCGCCGCTGACCAGCATGTACCTGTTCGGCTCCAACCAGCCCTCGCAGGTCACCAACTATCGTCCGGAAATGCACGATTCGGATGGCCTGGCCATCCACACCGGCAACGACGAATGGGTCTGGCGTCCGCTCAACAACCCGCGCCGCCTGCAGGTCAGCGCCTTCTCGGCGGAGAACCCCAAGGGCTTCGGCCTGCTGCAACGTGGCCGCGACTTCAGCCGCTATGAAGACCTGGACGATCACTACGAGAAGCGGCCCAGCCTGTGGATCGAGCCCAAGACCGACTGGGGCAAAGGCAGCGTGCAACTGGTCGAGATCCCCACGAAAGATGAAACCAATGACAACATCGTGGCGTTCTGGGTTCCGGAAAAGCCGCCCGGCAAGGGCGAGCCGCTGGACGCGGATTACCGCATGACCTGGACGATGAACGACAGCAAGGCCCACGCAACGCCGTTGGCCTGGGTCGCTCAGACCCGCCGTTCGCGTGATGAAGTCAAAGGCTCCGACCTGGTGCGTCGTTCCGACGGCAGCATCACCTTCGTGGTCGACTTCGTCGGTGATTCGCTCAAATCGCTGCCCACCGACTCCACCGTCACCGCCGACACGTGGGTCGACGGCAACGGCCAGATCGTCGAAAACAGCGTACGTCCCAACAGCGTGACAGGCGGCCGCCGCCTGACCTTGCGGGTGAATGTCAAAGATCAGACCAAACCGGTGGAAATGCGGGCTTTCCTGACCAATGGCCAAGCGCCTTTGTCGGAAACCTGGAGCTATCGCCTGCCCAATGAACCTGAAGCTAAATAA
- a CDS encoding DsbC family protein: MNFRFWPAAAAFALAGVLAMTAPAQAQDKVLSTQSAGQPAGAGAKVYGTNQPAPAGAKTVGTSQAAADPVADAVKSRFAEKFPDMQVTAVRRTPYGPFEVQIGMDLVYTNENVSWVMEGPLIDAATRRDVTRESQEKLGAVSFDQLPLDLAIKQVRGNGARKVAIFEDPNCGYCKQLRHTLEGQTNLTIYTFLYPILAPDSKTKVRDVWCSSDKAATWDDWMLHGKTPPTANCSAPVDKLLTLGQKLMVRGTPTLFFANGSRVSGALPADELQARLDAK; this comes from the coding sequence ATGAATTTTCGATTCTGGCCCGCCGCCGCGGCGTTTGCCCTTGCCGGCGTACTGGCAATGACAGCCCCCGCGCAGGCCCAGGACAAGGTCCTTTCCACGCAATCGGCCGGCCAGCCTGCCGGCGCCGGCGCCAAGGTCTATGGCACCAACCAGCCCGCGCCCGCCGGCGCGAAGACGGTCGGCACCAGCCAAGCCGCGGCCGACCCGGTGGCCGACGCCGTCAAAAGCCGCTTCGCCGAAAAATTCCCCGATATGCAGGTCACCGCCGTGCGGCGCACGCCCTATGGCCCTTTCGAAGTGCAGATCGGCATGGACCTGGTCTACACCAATGAAAACGTGTCCTGGGTGATGGAAGGACCGCTGATCGATGCCGCCACGCGCCGCGACGTCACGCGGGAAAGCCAGGAGAAGCTGGGCGCGGTCTCCTTCGACCAGCTGCCCCTGGATCTGGCCATCAAGCAGGTGCGCGGCAATGGCGCGCGCAAGGTGGCGATTTTCGAGGACCCCAATTGCGGCTACTGCAAGCAATTGCGCCACACCCTGGAAGGGCAGACGAACCTGACCATCTATACGTTCCTGTACCCCATCCTGGCGCCGGATTCCAAGACCAAGGTGCGGGACGTGTGGTGCTCGTCCGACAAGGCCGCCACGTGGGACGACTGGATGCTGCATGGCAAGACGCCGCCGACGGCGAACTGCAGCGCGCCTGTGGACAAGTTGCTGACCCTGGGCCAGAAGCTGATGGTGCGCGGCACGCCGACCCTGTTCTTCGCCAACGGCAGCCGCGTCAGCGGCGCCTTGCCGGCCGACGAATTGCAGGCGCGCCTGGACGCCAAGTAA
- a CDS encoding UbiH/UbiF family hydroxylase — translation MSKEILVCGAGIVGLATALALARRKQPVEILAPLPAPLAPAGDPYHPRVYAISPASQRFLAELGIWDALPAERIMAVQAMEIHGDADGCVTLDAWQAAVPQLAWIVESSEIERVLTQAARLSGISWIQDRCVGYQSGAVLTEQGGQLRADLVIGADGAKSPLRLAAGLRQQSAPYDDIALVTHLDVEIPHQGTALQWFREDGVLALLPLPDSARGPQVSLVWSLRSAAAKAIQALPAAEQAARLEADLALATAGRLGRLTVNAPVHGFPLFLEQAEMIAPGLALVGDAAHRVHPLAGQGLNLGLGDALALAQVVAERESFRAAGDIRVLRRYRRARAEPLLAMRLATDGLHRLFGSHSMPLAWLRNAGMTLVDQTPMLKRRLIAEASGL, via the coding sequence ATGAGCAAGGAAATTCTGGTTTGCGGTGCCGGCATCGTCGGCCTGGCCACCGCCCTGGCCCTGGCCCGACGCAAGCAGCCCGTGGAAATACTGGCGCCACTGCCGGCTCCGCTGGCGCCGGCGGGCGACCCGTATCATCCGCGCGTTTACGCCATTTCGCCGGCCAGCCAGCGTTTTCTGGCCGAGCTGGGTATCTGGGACGCATTGCCGGCGGAACGCATCATGGCGGTGCAGGCCATGGAAATCCACGGCGACGCCGACGGTTGCGTCACCCTGGATGCGTGGCAGGCGGCCGTGCCGCAACTGGCCTGGATCGTCGAATCCAGCGAAATTGAAAGAGTTTTGACGCAGGCCGCCCGCCTGTCGGGCATTTCCTGGATCCAGGACCGCTGCGTCGGCTATCAGAGCGGCGCGGTGCTGACAGAGCAGGGCGGCCAGTTGCGCGCCGATCTGGTCATCGGCGCGGACGGCGCCAAGTCGCCGCTGCGGCTCGCCGCCGGCTTGCGGCAGCAATCGGCGCCCTATGACGACATCGCCCTGGTCACGCACCTGGATGTGGAGATTCCGCATCAGGGCACGGCTTTGCAGTGGTTCCGCGAAGATGGCGTGCTGGCGCTGCTGCCGCTGCCCGACAGCGCGCGGGGGCCCCAGGTCTCGCTGGTCTGGTCCCTGCGCAGCGCCGCGGCCAAGGCGATCCAGGCCCTGCCTGCCGCCGAGCAGGCAGCCCGGCTGGAAGCCGACCTGGCGCTGGCCACGGCAGGGCGGCTGGGCCGGCTGACGGTCAATGCGCCGGTCCACGGTTTTCCCTTGTTCCTGGAGCAGGCCGAGATGATCGCGCCGGGGCTGGCCCTGGTCGGCGATGCGGCCCATCGGGTGCATCCGCTGGCCGGGCAGGGGCTCAATCTGGGGCTGGGCGACGCCCTGGCCCTGGCCCAGGTGGTGGCCGAGCGTGAATCCTTCCGCGCGGCGGGCGATATCCGGGTGCTGCGCCGTTACCGCCGGGCTCGCGCCGAGCCGCTGCTGGCCATGCGGCTGGCCACGGATGGCCTGCATCGCCTGTTCGGCAGCCACTCCATGCCCCTGGCCTGGCTGCGTAATGCCGGCATGACCCTGGTGGACCAGACGCCCATGCTCAAGCGGCGTTTGATCGCCGAAGCCTCCGGGCTATGA